One genomic region from Evansella sp. LMS18 encodes:
- a CDS encoding MarR family winged helix-turn-helix transcriptional regulator: MKEINEEELSLKLFVVLTRAMQSVKKRVEEDIRKHGLNPTEFAVLELLYNKGDQPIQKIGDKVLIASSSTTYVVDKLEKKSYLRRRPCPKDRRITHATLTEEGTALMDEIFPKHQEAIGEIFKGADIKEKEQLIFLLKKLGYYAQEL; the protein is encoded by the coding sequence ATTAAAGAAATTAATGAGGAAGAACTGTCGTTGAAATTGTTTGTCGTCTTAACACGTGCAATGCAGTCAGTAAAGAAACGTGTTGAGGAAGATATCAGAAAACACGGTCTCAATCCTACTGAGTTTGCTGTTCTGGAGCTTCTTTATAATAAAGGAGACCAGCCGATTCAGAAAATCGGCGATAAGGTGCTTATTGCGAGCAGCAGTACCACCTATGTCGTTGATAAACTGGAAAAGAAGAGTTATCTGAGAAGAAGGCCCTGCCCGAAGGATCGGCGTATCACACACGCTACGCTAACAGAGGAAGGGACTGCTTTAATGGATGAAATATTCCCTAAGCACCAGGAAGCTATCGGGGAGATATTTAAAGGTGCGGATATAAAGGAAAAGGAACAGCTAATATTCCTCCTGAAAAAATTGGGGTACTACGCCCAGGAGCTTTAA
- a CDS encoding PAS domain-containing sensor histidine kinase, with product MMKTLRSKLLLFFMTITFFSLFVIAFVSYNSQKEAMETQLERSFQLYAQGLISSVHDIIDEVSRDVGYLSANPVLKNPDASPEEIKEQLGEFVSYFPIFEHVVLLDPDGTVVADMADGRYIGHNVSEREWFVRALNGEANFAEIYYSPLLEKPVSVIAVPVTDNAGNLVGILSPYYDLVHLWDYVYAFSELQKEIGNHAYAFLINEQGDVIGHPDEEQILTRNYLRDFNLSESVLPQLAAMDGLFFNDQNGEVGMVRQIPHTGMFTHNWYLGVAVPEAELLSPLKNLLAQYLMIFLFILAAMWLAIIHFSNYLVSPVERLLKAQAEFAEGYKPDPVPVDSYQEINQLSSEFNVTMAKAVERENIHKKSTMILEATDNAVFAVNTATLEITTFNKKCESMFGKNRSDVIGATVKDLSESSEAFRSVDEHSGLIKYLEAEQRLDDFEFTCPIDGEERYLYILFNQLPASENEDRKEILVIITDVTENRMMLKQLIQSEKVKAAGELAASFAHEIRNPLTTIRGFIQLMEARGIGEQGNSRNYYQIILQEIDRINGIVGDLMNLVRPNGDTQLMEADVNELLEDITLLYDGQVSSSKVTIEKDLDENVPLFLTFGSKLKQVFINIIKNAFEAMPDGGSLTIRTSYNVNRETVDIIFTDTGSGMDAYTLENLRKPFFTTKETGTGLGMPTCYMIIEELGGEIKVESEPGKGTVFTVRLPVGLKDSGLKGA from the coding sequence ATGATGAAAACACTTCGGTCGAAATTACTTCTGTTCTTTATGACTATTACCTTTTTTTCCTTATTTGTTATAGCGTTTGTTTCCTATAATTCGCAAAAGGAAGCCATGGAAACCCAGCTTGAAAGGTCATTTCAGCTGTATGCTCAGGGTCTGATCAGCAGTGTGCACGATATTATCGATGAAGTCAGCAGGGATGTAGGCTATCTGTCTGCAAATCCTGTCCTGAAAAATCCAGATGCTTCCCCGGAAGAAATCAAGGAGCAATTAGGAGAATTCGTCTCTTATTTTCCGATATTTGAACATGTGGTTTTATTAGATCCGGATGGCACGGTGGTCGCTGACATGGCTGACGGGAGATATATCGGCCATAATGTAAGCGAACGGGAATGGTTTGTCAGGGCCCTGAACGGCGAAGCAAACTTCGCGGAGATTTATTATTCTCCTCTTTTAGAAAAACCGGTTTCGGTTATTGCAGTTCCTGTAACTGATAATGCAGGGAATTTAGTGGGTATCCTCAGCCCCTATTATGATTTAGTCCATTTATGGGACTACGTTTACGCTTTTTCTGAACTGCAAAAAGAGATTGGGAATCACGCTTATGCTTTCCTTATAAATGAACAGGGGGATGTTATCGGCCATCCCGATGAGGAGCAGATATTAACACGAAATTATTTAAGGGATTTTAATCTCTCAGAAAGTGTTTTACCACAACTTGCTGCCATGGACGGATTGTTTTTCAACGACCAAAATGGGGAAGTTGGCATGGTCAGGCAGATCCCGCATACTGGCATGTTTACCCATAACTGGTATTTAGGAGTGGCAGTGCCTGAAGCGGAACTATTGAGTCCGCTTAAAAATCTGCTGGCTCAGTACTTAATGATTTTTCTATTTATATTGGCAGCCATGTGGCTTGCAATTATCCATTTTTCTAATTACCTGGTATCACCTGTGGAAAGGCTGCTTAAAGCTCAGGCTGAGTTTGCGGAAGGCTACAAGCCGGATCCTGTGCCGGTTGATTCATATCAGGAGATCAATCAGCTCTCCAGCGAATTTAACGTAACGATGGCAAAAGCGGTGGAGCGGGAAAATATCCATAAAAAATCAACAATGATTCTTGAAGCAACAGATAACGCCGTGTTTGCTGTCAATACGGCTACACTTGAAATTACTACATTTAACAAAAAGTGTGAGTCGATGTTCGGTAAAAACAGGTCGGATGTAATTGGTGCTACTGTGAAGGATTTAAGCGAGTCATCAGAGGCTTTCAGATCCGTTGATGAACATTCCGGCCTAATAAAATATTTAGAAGCTGAACAGCGCCTGGATGATTTTGAGTTTACCTGTCCGATCGACGGAGAAGAACGGTATTTATATATCCTGTTTAATCAGCTGCCAGCATCTGAAAATGAAGACAGAAAAGAAATACTTGTCATCATAACAGATGTTACTGAAAACAGGATGATGTTAAAGCAGCTTATCCAGTCTGAAAAGGTGAAAGCCGCTGGAGAGCTTGCAGCAAGTTTTGCCCACGAAATCAGGAATCCTCTTACCACAATCCGGGGCTTTATTCAGCTCATGGAAGCGAGGGGGATTGGGGAACAGGGAAATAGCAGGAATTACTACCAGATAATCCTTCAGGAAATTGACCGGATTAATGGTATTGTAGGAGATTTAATGAATCTAGTCCGCCCTAACGGGGATACCCAGCTGATGGAAGCTGATGTAAATGAGCTTCTTGAAGATATTACCCTTCTTTATGACGGACAGGTTTCCAGCTCAAAAGTTACCATTGAAAAAGATCTGGATGAAAATGTCCCGCTTTTCCTTACGTTTGGAAGCAAGCTTAAACAAGTTTTTATCAATATAATCAAGAACGCTTTTGAAGCTATGCCAGATGGAGGCAGCCTGACGATCAGAACTTCGTACAATGTAAACCGGGAGACAGTGGATATTATTTTTACAGACACAGGCAGCGGTATGGACGCGTACACACTGGAAAACTTAAGGAAGCCATTCTTTACTACAAAAGAGACGGGCACAGGCCTTGGGATGCCTACATGTTATATGATTATTGAAGAACTAGGCGGCGAGATCAAAGTTGAAAGTGAACCTGGGAAAGGAACTGTGTTTACTGTAAGGCTTCCTGTGGGACTGAAGGATTCAGGACTGAAAGGGGCGTAA
- the wrbA gene encoding NAD(P)H:quinone oxidoreductase: protein MAKVNLAVIYYSSTGTNYQLAKWAEEGAKNAGAEVKLVKVPELAPKEAIASNPAWEKHLEETKDVPTAAHEDLEWADAIIFSVPTRFGNMPAQMRQFIDTTGGLWAEGKLVNKVVSAMSSASNAHGGQEATILSLYTSMFHWGAIIAGPGYSDPVQFAAGGNPYGVSVTVGQDGQMQEDVEEAAKYQAKRTVQVAEWVKQGQQ from the coding sequence ATGGCAAAAGTTAATTTAGCAGTAATTTATTACAGTTCTACAGGTACGAACTATCAGTTGGCAAAGTGGGCGGAAGAAGGCGCAAAAAACGCAGGAGCAGAAGTAAAACTCGTAAAGGTTCCTGAGCTTGCTCCAAAAGAAGCTATCGCATCAAACCCTGCCTGGGAAAAGCATCTTGAAGAAACAAAAGATGTACCAACTGCAGCTCATGAAGATCTTGAGTGGGCAGACGCAATCATCTTCAGCGTACCGACTCGTTTCGGTAACATGCCTGCACAAATGAGACAGTTCATTGATACAACAGGCGGCCTCTGGGCAGAAGGCAAGCTGGTGAACAAAGTTGTGAGCGCAATGTCTTCAGCAAGCAATGCTCATGGCGGACAGGAAGCAACTATTCTTTCTCTTTATACATCCATGTTCCACTGGGGAGCAATCATCGCTGGCCCAGGATACAGTGACCCTGTACAGTTCGCTGCAGGAGGAAACCCTTACGGTGTCAGTGTTACAGTAGGACAGGACGGCCAAATGCAGGAAGACGTAGAAGAAGCTGCAAAATACCAGGCGAAGCGTACTGTGCAAGTTGCAGAGTGGGTTAAGCAGGGACAGCAGTAA